A portion of the Syntrophales bacterium genome contains these proteins:
- the mqnC gene encoding cyclic dehypoxanthinyl futalosine synthase, which produces MLAAIYVKTRNRERISREEGLLLLSRADLLDLAETANEIRFEKNPEPQVTFVVDSNPNYTNICENNCVFCAFHRHPGEEGAYTYTVDQMIQHFKDAAARRATTILLQGGVNPAITFDYYLEMVKRTIAEVPEVHPHFYSPPEIIGMSRISGLSIPEVLEKLWDAGMRTIPGGGAEVLSDRVKEKISKKKGISADWLQVMREAHRIGYKSTATMMYGHLEIDEDILSHLESIRQLQDEYYGFTAFIPWSFKPGNTPLAKTITQQVTVTRYLQIIAFSRIYLDNFPHIQASWFSEGKKTGQIALHFGADDFGGTLLEENVHAAADFINRTDTKECIQMIHDAGFDAAQRSTLYEIIEVFPRSETAFLTAIPFSST; this is translated from the coding sequence ATGTTAGCGGCAATCTATGTGAAAACTCGTAATAGGGAAAGGATCTCTCGGGAAGAAGGTCTGCTCCTTCTCAGCCGTGCGGACTTACTCGACCTTGCAGAGACGGCAAACGAAATCCGTTTCGAGAAGAATCCCGAACCGCAGGTAACGTTTGTGGTGGACTCAAATCCAAACTATACAAACATCTGTGAGAACAATTGTGTCTTCTGTGCATTCCACCGTCATCCGGGTGAAGAGGGCGCCTATACCTATACGGTTGATCAGATGATTCAGCATTTCAAAGATGCGGCGGCGAGGAGAGCCACCACAATCCTGTTGCAGGGTGGGGTAAATCCTGCCATCACCTTTGACTACTACCTGGAAATGGTAAAAAGGACAATTGCCGAAGTTCCTGAGGTCCATCCCCACTTCTATTCACCCCCGGAGATCATCGGCATGAGCCGTATCTCCGGTCTTTCGATTCCGGAGGTATTAGAAAAACTCTGGGATGCCGGTATGCGGACCATCCCCGGTGGTGGAGCTGAGGTTTTATCCGACAGGGTAAAGGAAAAAATCAGCAAAAAGAAAGGAATATCGGCGGATTGGCTTCAGGTGATGCGTGAAGCGCACAGGATCGGCTATAAATCAACGGCCACGATGATGTACGGGCATCTGGAGATAGATGAAGATATCCTGAGTCATCTGGAAAGTATCCGGCAGTTGCAGGATGAGTATTATGGCTTTACCGCCTTTATCCCCTGGAGTTTCAAGCCGGGGAACACGCCCCTTGCGAAAACCATTACTCAGCAGGTAACTGTGACCCGCTACCTGCAGATAATCGCCTTTTCAAGGATCTATCTGGACAACTTCCCCCATATACAGGCCTCGTGGTTTTCAGAAGGCAAAAAGACGGGACAGATCGCCCTCCATTTCGGGGCCGATGATTTCGGCGGGACATTGTTGGAAGAGAATGTCCATGCGGCGGCAGATTTTATAAACAGGACGGACACAAAAGAGTGCATACAGATGATACACGATGCAGGCTTTGATGCTGCCCAGAGGTCAACACTGTATGAAATTATAGAGGTGTTTCCCAGATCCGAAACGGCATTTTTAACCGCAATTCCTTTCAGCAGCACGTAG
- the gltX gene encoding glutamate--tRNA ligase has protein sequence MSEKIRTRFAPSPTGFLHIGGARTALFNWLYARHNNGQFILRIEDTDQVRSTAESTAAILDALLWLGLNWDEGPFFQTERVEIYREMVKRLVDEGTAYCCICTPEELEEKRKRALAEERKPRYDGTCRDRGLVRTASSAVRFRCPRAGITIVNDLIRGSISFNNEELDDLVIERSDGWPTYNFAVVVDDVEMSITHVIRGDDHLNNTPRQILLYEAMGAAVPKFGHVPMILGSDKARLSKRHGATSVMAYREMGYLPEALVNYLVRLGWSHGDQEIFSMEELIRLFTLEAVGKSAAVFNPEKLLWLNQRYIKTYPEEKLVDTMKPFWERRGLDTSDRELTGRIVADFRGRVKTLVEMADAGAFYFKDGLAYDNEAAGKFLKPEFARHLRAVMEKVSSLSDYTKDGIEGFLRAVAEERGTKLKSVAQTLRVALTGKTVSPGIDEVMITLGKERVVKRLKRAIEYIESRKS, from the coding sequence CAGAAAAAATCAGGACACGATTTGCCCCCTCTCCTACAGGTTTCCTGCATATCGGCGGGGCAAGAACGGCCCTCTTTAACTGGCTCTATGCCAGGCACAACAACGGGCAGTTTATTCTGAGGATCGAGGATACCGATCAGGTCCGCTCTACCGCTGAATCAACGGCGGCGATCCTGGATGCCCTGTTATGGCTCGGACTTAACTGGGATGAAGGTCCGTTCTTCCAGACAGAACGAGTGGAAATTTACAGAGAAATGGTAAAAAGGCTTGTTGATGAAGGAACGGCCTATTGCTGCATCTGTACCCCCGAGGAGCTGGAAGAAAAGAGGAAACGAGCGCTGGCCGAGGAGAGAAAACCAAGGTATGATGGCACATGCCGTGACAGAGGACTTGTTAGAACGGCAAGCTCAGCCGTGAGATTCCGCTGCCCCCGGGCTGGTATCACAATCGTGAACGACCTCATCAGGGGGTCCATCTCTTTTAATAATGAAGAACTGGATGATCTTGTCATCGAGCGGAGTGACGGCTGGCCAACCTATAATTTTGCCGTTGTGGTTGATGACGTGGAGATGAGCATCACTCATGTGATCCGGGGTGATGACCATCTGAACAACACGCCGCGTCAGATTCTCCTCTATGAAGCGATGGGAGCGGCAGTTCCCAAATTCGGTCATGTCCCGATGATCCTCGGCTCTGATAAAGCGAGATTGAGCAAGCGTCACGGCGCCACCTCCGTCATGGCTTACAGGGAAATGGGTTATCTGCCGGAGGCCCTGGTCAATTATCTTGTCAGGCTCGGCTGGTCTCATGGAGACCAGGAGATATTCTCCATGGAGGAACTGATCCGTCTGTTTACCCTCGAGGCAGTGGGAAAATCTGCCGCTGTCTTTAATCCGGAAAAACTCCTGTGGTTGAATCAGCGCTATATTAAAACGTATCCCGAAGAGAAACTGGTGGATACAATGAAACCCTTCTGGGAAAGGCGGGGACTGGATACCTCCGATCGAGAACTTACAGGAAGGATCGTTGCTGATTTCAGGGGGAGGGTAAAAACTCTCGTGGAGATGGCAGATGCGGGGGCTTTCTACTTCAAGGATGGCCTTGCTTATGACAACGAGGCGGCAGGAAAATTCCTCAAACCGGAGTTTGCAAGACATCTCCGGGCTGTTATGGAAAAGGTTTCCTCGTTGTCGGATTATACAAAAGATGGGATAGAGGGTTTTCTGCGGGCCGTGGCCGAGGAAAGGGGCACAAAACTCAAATCCGTTGCCCAGACACTGAGAGTTGCTCTGACGGGAAAAACGGTAAGCCCCGGTATTGATGAGGTCATGATCACCTTAGGGAAGGAACGGGTAGTCAAAAGGTTAAAGAGAGCCATTGAATATATAGAAAGTCGTAAGTCATAA